The window cggccgtaatccactCCAGCTAAAATTTAACTGTGAACCCATGACGTCACTTCTTGTCTTCCACACACCCTGAAGACATTtacggcaacacacacacaagcatgagtcttaattatgtcttaaatgtcttattttctctgattaggCCTACTACatcgggtaatacaagtgtaaaggtaactatactggtgtcatttcatgtctaaagggctaataatgttaaaaactgtatttaggaggtcgtaaacaggtttcctatgctctaactcacatgtgtcaaactcgtgccctggagggccgagacgctgcaggttttctctccaaccagtttcttcagcaggtgatttaattgatgagctccttctctcaaactgaaggtgttgatcattaaaatcacctgctttagtgactggctggaaagaaaacctgcactgtctcagccctccatggcacgagtttgacacccctgctctaactacaaaaatattccatttgtaaataagaaatcatacttggcggaaattcactggaACCAAGTCACCgggtaaatgagggattactgtataccttACAGCAAGACACACGCCACACTTCAATGCAGTTCAGCAACTCTTCTTTCTTGGGCTGGCTCTAACAGGCAAACATTACTGCCCCCTATAGCCCAATGCctgaatcacagctcagaaACTATACACAATACTCCGGTCACTACAacatcatatgaaaacagaagaatctaaataaaaatatgcgcaaatggaggaaaaccatgtaAACAAACTGCTGGAAGTTGAATCCTTCatcacccattctccttatgtctctggacAAAGCCATAAGAAAACGCGCAAGCAGTGTTTCCGTTTTAACTTGACAACACTTATGTCCACGTCAGCCAGCCGGTCCAAGCAGCGACCAGCCTCTTCCTACTTCCTACTGGAGAAGGATGTGATGTTAGTAGGCGGCAGCAGGGTGGCACCATCAGTCAACCATCGCCAAGTAAACACCTGTACATATCAGCTGTCAATTACACGGCAAGCGAGgaaacataataaaacaaaacatggaaacacACTGAGGAAAGGCAGCAAGGAAACACCCTCTGATTATGTCAAGGCTGGACCACAGGGAGCTCTAAAGCAGGCAGCCAAATGACAGAGGTGGtcaaagccacacacacacacacacacacacacacacacacacacacacacacacacacacacgctcatgtACTCCACCCCCAAATAAAGGGTGTAATAAATTCCAAAAGGCTATGTGTAAAGCAGAAGACATACCTGTGGCCTCTTCCAGATGACGTCACCGATGCGGTTGTTCTGGTAGAAGAGCGACTTATCGGAGGCGGGAAAGCGAGGGTCCTTAAAGAGGCGTCCATTCTGGAGAGCATTCATCCTCAGACTGGCAAAGGTCTGGCCATCGTATGGCACCACCATCCTACTTCCTGCCGTGACCAGCACACAAACATGATTAGCACTGATCACATATAAACAATCATTCTGTTATTtaatgtgtgcgtgcgtgtgttgcgtgcgtgtgtgtgtgtgtgtgtggagttttgACAGCGTACTTTGATGTGAGCGCCACTGCCCGCTCGAGCAGATGTTCAAACATCACATCATGTTCAACTTGTAATTGTGCTTTTGAAACACACCAGACCAAAATAGAACCCTGCCAGCTTGTCACATGACCACAAAAGGGAACTTTGTTTCAAGTGGTTTGGAACTAAATCAAGTACTTTACAGTGTTGGGACCAGGCCTGTTAGAACGACGAGCAGGCCAACGAAGGTTTAGCAAAGTCCGATCGATCTCGATCAATCGGTGTAAActtcccttttttgttgttgttcggGCTGTTAGGCACCAGCCCGTCCCAATTGGCCAGTTAATTGCTCCTCGACGAGAGATTAAAATAGTGGCATATCCAGAGACTATGTTTGTGTCTTTGCAAACAGAAACAACTTTTCCAGGTGAAAAGGTCTTCTGAGTGTGTTTTGTGTCTGTGCTAGATAAGTTTTGTCAAAGACGTAAGGTAGCGTATTCACTTATCATATTTATTGTCGTGAAATGTATCATACTGAGAACTGTTCCTGAGAATTTCATGCAGTTACACGAGGTAACCAAAATGCCAGAAACGAATGTCACAatgttgtcttttattttgacagtAGCCTATGTATCGGAAGTGGGTTTGTTTACGCCGAcgatggtttaaaaaaaaagtttatgcctcacattttttctgttgtgtGCCGCATTTTCGTAAAAATGCCCTATTTTGTGATAATTTGAGTATATTAAAGTTACGTTAACTTTAGATTATAGGGTTTCTTTCGTAGCGGTGCAAAAAAACAGCTTGTATCAAATGGTTTACCTCAAAAATGTCGCCCTGGCGTCAGCTATTCTTCTCGTCTTTGCTCAACTTTGTGTTTTCCTCTTCTCCTGTAGAGGAGAAGGATTGTGAAGAGTTTCGAGTGTTTAGAGTCCAGCAGAGAACATCAGGAGCACAAACTCGCCTTCAAACTCCTTCACGCATCTGTACGCGAATTGGTGGTGCGTTCAATGGCACGCAGATGAATTGGGAACAAAAGACTGCATTTcattctatactgtatgtgtttttaaaGTAAAGCTCGGTTCCCTTCCTGGAGGGGGCGCGGTAGATTGacgtcaaacaaaacaaatcccaCATTGTCAAAGTACTGCCTCCGTTTATCAAACTTACTCGTGATGATTAGAAGTATACTGATGTAATGCTAACAACGACGAACATGACGATGACGTTTAATGTGGCGATTTACGTCATATTTAAGTAATACATATGTAATGCAGTGTGTGTGCGAGCTCAGAAGCGTAATTTGGGGATGAGAATTCGCTAACGCCCAGAATAATTTTATGTAGTTTCCTTTTCGACACAGTTTGGCTCCCGTGCTGCTGTTATGTAATACTGTGGCATTTAGTACTATTGATTGCTGGAATCATTACAAGAAGCGTCCTTTTGAAAACAGACAAGCTTTACTACTATCAGTTTTCAGTGGTTTTTAGAAGTCTTGGCGGTTTTGATATGGGGCTCGTGTTGGTGGGTGACAGTAGAGGTAGGCGAATCGATTCATATGTTGGTATTGCCGATACTAGTGTCATGACAGCAACACGAAAAACCCAAGTATGTTACCGGATGACGGTTGTGGTGTTAGTCTGGGTTTCTAATTGCAAATTCTGGTTGGAGCAGATTGAAGTGTGTGCTTTCTGATACATTTGTTACCGTGTTTGCTCTCTGGTGGGAgcgtttaaaaatgtctttgtcCTTGTCCAGGCATTAGTCTATAGTTGTGTAGTGATGGGCGataccagatttttttttgcctttttttgccATATCGACACCGAtactttgtgatttttttcctccccttcAAACATGGCAGAAACAGGCCATTTTAACaactttaatttgtatttttcacaACACGTTAGTCGGAACAAAttacaatactttttttttttttttttttttttttacaaaatataaccCAAATGTCCTCTTCAGAAATTCAATTTTTCATATCTTTTGATCAACTTCAGCCCTCATCATAAAGGTAAAGGGGCCAGTTATAGCATTCACACGTTTGCATATTACATTTGAGATGTAGCACTTTAGCAGCCATCTCGTGAAGTAGGAGATGCTCCCCTGTTATCACAGTGTATCCAGGCAGGTTgctgtttgcatttttatttaaaaattgtttaaaaggCAAAGCCCAAAAGCTGGGCCAGAGGTTGGCAACAGCTTGTTGAGGACCTTTGGGGCAAAAAGCCGAATGATTTGAATGAATactagtttttgcttttgtttagttgacaaaaacatgaaacacatTATAAAAGCGTGTGTAATGAAAGGGAataattgcattattttgttgacattgttacatatcttaaatattgttaaatatttGACAAATAAGTGTTCGAAAATCTTTGTCCTATGTTTCATTCTGGTTATAATGACAATCACCAGATTaaagcaaaaatgacaaaatcattcaataatcCAGGGAAAACGAGTACATTTGTATCAGCCAAACTGCCCACCGCTACTTGACAAAGttgaccactagagggcagcagagGACAGCGCCAAGTGAGGCGATGGAAACGCGATGGAGGAGTTTGAGCAGTTTGCTGAGCAGACATTAATCTTTAACATCATCAGCAGacagtttgaagtttgtgtCATGTGAGAATGTGCACTTTACACTGGGACACTCAGGCGACGAGCATTCACTCATGACAAGGACACCTGTCGCAGGTAAATACAAATTATCTGGCTACATGTCtcggtctgtttttttttaatgaaatgtctCAAATCATGTCAAATATGACTGTTTTTGATGGGATTTCTGCTGCTGGACACTACATCTGAATAACCAAACTATTTTCTAATTCTCTGTAAGCAAAAGCAGGAAGGGAGGGGATGAAGTTCAAGTTAAAAGACATGTTTTGTACAATTTGTTTACAGGTAGCAGGAGCAGCAGCATAATTGtctttcactctttttttcGTCATTTAGCCAAGCAAGGCGCTGTCAGATGACTTTTATGTCTGCCTCAGGTTTGAAATGTTAACTTGCTGGTTAACTTTCACGGCTTTTTTGGCTGTCCCAGCGTATCCCGAGGGAGCAGCTGTTGGCCAGAATGCCCTGACGGTGGTGGTGCCCACCATCAGGGTTGAAGGTCAACCACAGGTGGCAGTGACTATTAAGTGTGGTGATGGAAAGGGGGCGGGTGAGTGAAAAGTCAAATGTCCACTCACTGCAGGTGAAGAAGCACATGAGCTACATACAGAGATTGTATGTGCTCCTCTTCCACCAGCAGGTGTGGTGGCCTACTGGCACACGCCCTTTGGACACCTCCAAACGCCTGGCTTCCATTCCAGACTGGACCCGGTCTACATGCACCATGATGGCCGCCTCGTGGTCAACAACTTGAGCAGCCTCCACGAGGGCTTGTATTACTGTCTCCTGCAGCATGACGGAGTGTCCACACTGTTCCCTTACCAGCTCCGCAAACGACCAGAAGATGGAGGGCGTGAACATCTCAGGGTCAGGAGGGAGCTTGGCTCCGTTCCAGAGGAGCAGAAAGGCGTTTCTGTCCAGTTCTTTGCAGGAGCTGTGGCGGCTTCAGTGCTACTCACATTTGTGTTTGGCTTCAGTGCAGGAGCTCTGAGCAGGAGACATGTTCTCAGGTAGGGAAACCTTACTTTCGAGCTGGCAGAAGTCCCATGGAATGCTTTTTAACTTTGTTCCTGCAGGTGCCTGCCGGGGCTCACAAGGATGTTACCTGCCTCATCACCACGGCAACAGCATCACCTGCCAGGCTCTGACATCACCATGGTGACACTTCCACCCATGTACAACAAGATGGAGCAGGTGAGGGACGATGAGACCACAAGCAGCTTGGGATCCAATCCACCTGCCAAACCTCAGAGAAGCTTCCGGGAAAGACGAGGCGAGGACGAGCAGGAGGCGACCGCCTACTTGGAAGCATGTGACCAGGTGGAAGGGAGGAGCAAGGAGGAGGCGAGAGGAAGGCTGGAGGAATGTGAAGGAAAGGTAACAGAAGTTAGACCATCAGGAGATGATTCCAGCAAAGAAGATGAGGAGGGGAGGAGACAGGAAGATGACGCGGACGAGGTTGGAGAAGTGGGAGGTTCTGATGGGAGgatggaggagaagaagaggaacGATGAAAATGAAGGAGAGAAGAGGGACGATGAAGATGGAGTAGACATGAGCAGTGAAGATTTGTCCTCACAAACAGACGATGATGATGgagacaaaggcaaaaaagacgAACCATCCTCCTGTCAAGTCTCGCCGCCTCGTCCAAGTCGCGTCATTCGTCTCTATCAGTACGACGAAGATGGCCGCCGATACGGCCACCTGCCCGACGAGCCGAGCCCCGCCCCCAGACTCAAGCAGCGCTCCGCCTCTCTGACGCGCCTCAACACCATCATGGCCTCCGCCTCAGCTGGCCAGATGGACACGCCCCCAGGAGAGGAGGAAGCTGTGGGAAAGACAGAGAGGGCACACTTCAGCATGAACATTTagaatgtaaacaaaacaaaactttttctttGAGGTCTTGTGCATAAATACGCTTGGTGACAAACCCTccaaaataattgtattattttaatgaactagtaaagtaaataaagacaaaagacTATTTGGATCATCTGCatcagcctgtgtgtgtgtctgattaCACCCCCCTGTGTGGTTGTGTCAGTAACATGCATGAGTGGCGGTGAATGAGCTGCTAGCATGACACGTTAATGCCAACCAGGGGGAGGGGGGCgggatgaagaagaagaaggagtcAAAGCTCTTtaaacacccacacacaccttcACATGAGCAGGAAGTGGACCTTCTCTGAGGATCCCTAACTGGATGGAGATCAGGTAGAGGCCAAAACGAAGAAGTGGAGGACGTGAAGACAACTCGGAAGGCTGGAAATGAAGATCTTTTCTTCAACCTGCCACCACTGTGGGACTAAAAGCTTCTTGCAGCATCGTCAGCATCATCGTCTGCCCTTCATCCACTGTGGTGAGAGACAAACTGGGTTAAAAAGTACTGTGCTGCAACAGCTCTTTCAAATCATTGGACCCTCTAGTGTAGCTACATAGAAATGATCTTAATTATTGGATCACATTACATGGTGTACCTAATTAGGTGTTCAAGTCTCGTACTTCTTGCTGTGAAGGTGACAAAGGTCACATGTAGAAATTGTGTTGACTTTGAAAAAGTCCTTGACCTTCCATTTGTGCCACCCCAGGAAGTCTCCCATAATCCATTGCAGTCAGACTGCATTAGCCGCCATTAGGCGGTCAGACCGGGCCAGCATGCCCCTCAGTGGGGGGTGATGGGAGACCCCCCCTCGGGCGGACTGGATCGGGTTGTGCTAATGAAGTCAGTCCAACATGTTTACTGGCGACATCTGATGTGGAAACAAGAAGACAATATTGACATTACATCACTATGTTGTCATATGATGAGCAAGCTGATGCTAACTGCAAAAACTGTTGTGTTTAGCTTCTTCACGTTGGCCCATCCCCTCCCTCGAGGTCACTTAGTTGTGTGATGGAATTTCAGAAGGCGTCCAATCAGACGCTCAgatgaacacacacaaagacagcaGGAAAACGTGTTGTCCAActtggtcaaaatattagaaacagctctcagcgTGATACAGTAGTGTACgagcacaacaataaacatgttGTAAATTAATACCATTCTGACT is drawn from Dunckerocampus dactyliophorus isolate RoL2022-P2 chromosome 12, RoL_Ddac_1.1, whole genome shotgun sequence and contains these coding sequences:
- the LOC129190833 gene encoding uncharacterized protein LOC129190833 isoform X3, translating into MTRTPVAAYPEGAAVGQNALTVVVPTIRVEGQPQVAVTIKCGDGKGAAGVVAYWHTPFGHLQTPGFHSRLDPVYMHHDGRLVVNNLSSLHEGLYYCLLQHDGVSTLFPYQLRKRPEDGGREHLRVRRELGSVPEEQKGVSVQFFAGAVAASVLLTFVFGFSAGALSRRHVLRCLPGLTRMLPASSPRQQHHLPGSDITMVTLPPMYNKMEQVRDDETTSSLGSNPPAKPQRSFRERRGEDEQEATAYLEACDQVEGRSKEEARGRLEECEGKVTEVRPSGDDSSKEDEEGRRQEDDADEVGEVGGSDGRMEEKKRNDENEGEKRDDEDGVDMSSEDLSSQTDDDDGDKGKKDEPSSCQVSPPRPSRVIRLYQYDEDGRRYGHLPDEPSPAPRLKQRSASLTRLNTIMASASAGQMDTPPGEEEAVGKTERAHFSMNI
- the LOC129190833 gene encoding uncharacterized protein LOC129190833 isoform X1; translated protein: MLTCWLTFTAFLAVPAYPEGAAVGQNALTVVVPTIRVEGQPQVAVTIKCGDGKGAAGVVAYWHTPFGHLQTPGFHSRLDPVYMHHDGRLVVNNLSSLHEGLYYCLLQHDGVSTLFPYQLRKRPEDGGREHLRVRRELGSVPEEQKGVSVQFFAGAVAASVLLTFVFGFSAGALSRRHVLRCLPGLTRMLPASSPRQQHHLPGSDITMVTLPPMYNKMEQVRDDETTSSLGSNPPAKPQRSFRERRGEDEQEATAYLEACDQVEGRSKEEARGRLEECEGKVTEVRPSGDDSSKEDEEGRRQEDDADEVGEVGGSDGRMEEKKRNDENEGEKRDDEDGVDMSSEDLSSQTDDDDGDKGKKDEPSSCQVSPPRPSRVIRLYQYDEDGRRYGHLPDEPSPAPRLKQRSASLTRLNTIMASASAGQMDTPPGEEEAVGKTERAHFSMNI
- the LOC129190833 gene encoding uncharacterized protein LOC129190833 isoform X2, whose product is MLTCWLTFTAFLAVPAYPEGAAVGQNALTVVVPTIRVEGQPQVAVTIKCGDGKGAGVVAYWHTPFGHLQTPGFHSRLDPVYMHHDGRLVVNNLSSLHEGLYYCLLQHDGVSTLFPYQLRKRPEDGGREHLRVRRELGSVPEEQKGVSVQFFAGAVAASVLLTFVFGFSAGALSRRHVLRCLPGLTRMLPASSPRQQHHLPGSDITMVTLPPMYNKMEQVRDDETTSSLGSNPPAKPQRSFRERRGEDEQEATAYLEACDQVEGRSKEEARGRLEECEGKVTEVRPSGDDSSKEDEEGRRQEDDADEVGEVGGSDGRMEEKKRNDENEGEKRDDEDGVDMSSEDLSSQTDDDDGDKGKKDEPSSCQVSPPRPSRVIRLYQYDEDGRRYGHLPDEPSPAPRLKQRSASLTRLNTIMASASAGQMDTPPGEEEAVGKTERAHFSMNI